In Aspergillus nidulans FGSC A4 chromosome II, a single window of DNA contains:
- a CDS encoding uncharacterized protein (transcript_id=CADANIAT00003896) produces the protein MVAAQDDGAQRKLAHTLLLELMSYQFASPVRWIETQDVVLGQYRAERIIEIGPAATLTNMIKQTVQSKFLHSDRASLLQRQLLASEKQGKDIYYEDDGVGIGTGAEAPAPSAKTQAQASGGAGTIAGAGSSTAPVTAPPAPAAAKAVPAGGMQAIEDRQAQAFEIVRTLLSRILKIALTDVVGTQSIKSLSGGRSTLENEIIGDLASEFGSLPDRAEDLTVNDLSAALQKTFTGQMRKVILKMLHAMFASKMPGQFTVATARTYLHSRWGLGSGRQDSVLLLAIAQQPGSRLKEEAEARSFFDGLVQFYADEHGLTLGANSGAADETSGLGGGLVMDQKTLAALTGGQQELSKALLKIYAKHLDIDLDGDRRALHDLQATVEKDLRLALDQIHQELGEDFTDGVQPVFSARKARRFDSAWSWALQDLLQLYYEVSRTGGETEVDLAAKRCKHIEDAADPRLLDVLQRIVGRFEQQPVLSSMFTQLAQRCRDSLLHGPRYLARPDQQGPRTTISAEGDITYTEQERAEPVPLADLVYLPKSTEAAPLEPFLHLKQRTGGSSAWTYSHDLTEQYRAVLEQATTVGESFAGRSVLITGAGVGSIGAEVLKGLLAGGARVIVTTSRFSSSVVRKYQDLYTQVGSRGSELVVVPFNQASVQDVTALVNYIYDAQGGLHWDLDHILPFAAMPENGRTIEKIDPHSELAHRTMMVNTLRLLGAVKARKEAQGSRTRPTQVILPLSPNHGVFGGDGLYSESKLGLEALFNRWHSEDWSDYLSVCGAVIGWTRGTGLMSGNNLVAEGIEELGCRTFSQQEMAQCLLCLMFNTMCSLCEEAPLYADLSGRMGAVQNLRQKVQELRTEINETANTRRALLEELAMEARCSEGPTPTIDSEPAKATATPTLTAHVRLDFPPTVDYNQEIKPLTADLQGMVDLDRVVVVTGFGEIGPWGNARTRWEMEAYGEFSLEGCVEMAWLMGLIRYENSSSPGWVDAKTNERVHDHEVKHKYEEHILSHTGIRLIEPDRFGANYHPEHKQLLHEVLIQEDFPELEVPEATAQQMKLEHGNKVDIIPDPEGGDQCRVVLKKGAKLMVPKALRLDRMVIGQIPTGWDARKYGIPEDVISQVDPVTLYMLACSIEALLSSGITDPYEIYRYIHVSEAGNCVGSSLGGFNSLQQMYRGRYMEKEVQKDILQETFVNTIGAWMNMLLMSSAGPIRTPVGACATAIESVELGYDTLISGKAKFCFVGGGDDFGEEVLYEFANMKATANTVDEFEQGREASEMSRPAASTRNGFMESHGCGVQILTTARLAIEMGLPVRGVIAFVETSSDKASRSVPAPGRGILSKAREVRSSSPSSSLISSPLLNISNRRKRLDFRKKQIEFARETALEELQLEIAHVEESEVEDYIRERTAQINAEAQKDLRNAQYHLGNAFWQNDPSIAPLRGALAVWGLTIDDLDVASFHGTSTKLNEKNECSLIQAQLSHLGRAKGNVILGVFQKYLTGHPKGAAGAWMLNGALQILDTGIVPGNRNLDNVEAELQKNEQIAFLNRSLDTGRGSMRAVSVTSFGFGQKGAQTIVVHPKYLFATLEEQEYEEYLDKRAKRQKKADSFFYRGLASNRLFELKTAPPWAPQKELETLLDPTPPQTNVDDRVARSIVQQESAEP, from the exons ATGGTCGCCGCCCAAGATGATGGTGCGCAGCGGAAGCTCGCCCATACTCTGCTCTTGGAGCTGATGTC ATACCAATTTGCCTCCCCAGTCCGCTGGATTGAAACTCAAGATGTTGTGCTCGGCCAATACCGCGCCGAACGCATCATCGAGATTGGCCCTGCCGCAACACTTACCAACATGATCAAACAAACAGTCCAGTCGAAATTCTTGCACAGCGACCGAGCCTCCCTGCTGCAACGTCAGCTTCTCGCCTCCGAGAAACAGGGGAAGGATATCTACTACGAGGACGATGGCGTTGGTATTGGCACTGGTGCGGAGGCGCCCGCTCCGAGTGCCAAGACCCAAGCCCAGGCTTCCGGCGGCGCCGGGACgatcgctggcgctggcagTAGCACTGCTCCTGTTACGGCccctcccgctcccgccgccgccaaagcaGTACCGGCTGGTGGCATGCAAGCCATTGAAGACCGACAAGCGCAAGCTTTTGAGATCGTTCGCACATTGTTGTCGAGAATCTTGAAGATCGCCTTGACAGATGTAGTCGGGACGCAAAGTATTAAATCCCTTTCCGGTG GTCGCTCAACTCTGGAGAACGAAATCATCGGCGATCTTGCCAGCGAGTTCGGGTCTCTCCCTGACCGCGCCGAAGACCTCACAGTCAACGACCTCAGCGCTGCTCTGCAAAAGACCTTCACAGGCCAGATGCGCAAGGTAATACTGAAAATGCTCCACGCGATGTTCGCGTCAAAAATGCCCGGCCAATTCACCGTTGCAACGGCGCGCACATACCTCCATTCCCGCTGGGGCTTGGGCTCTGGGCGTCAAGATTCTGTCCTGTTATTGGCGATTGCACAGCAGCCCGGGAGTAGACTTaaagaggaggcggaggcgcgGTCGTTCTTTGATGGGCTCGTACAATTCTATGCCGATGAGCATGGTTTGACGTTGGGCGCAAATTCGGGCGCCGCGGATGAGACATCGGGTTTGGGGGGGGGTTTGGTGATGGATCAGAAAACGTTGGCAGCTCTGACAGGGgggcagcaggagctgtcCAAGGCGCTGTTGAAGATCTATGCCAAAcatctggatatcgatcTGGATGGGGATCGGCGTGCGCTGCATGATCTGCAGGCGACCGTGGAGAAGGATCTGCGGCTGGCGCTGGACCAGATTCATCAGGAGCTTGGCGAGGATTTTACCGATGGCGTGCAGCCGGTGTTTAGTGCGAGGAAGGCAAGGAGGTTTGATAGTGCTTGGAGCTGGGCGTTGCAGGATCTGCTGCAATTGTATTATGAGGTGTCGAGGACAGGTGGCGAGACAGAGGTGGATCTGGCGGCGAAGCGATGCAAGCATATTGAGGATGCAGCAGACCCCAGGCTCTTGGATGTGCTGCAGCGGATTGTAGGCAGGTTCGAGCAGCAGCCCGTGCTGTCGTCCATGTTTACGCAGCTTGCGCAGCGATGTCGCGATTCGTTGCTGCACGGACCGAGATACCTAGCGCGGCCTGATCAGCAGGGCCCGCGCACAACGATCAGCGCAGAAGGCGATATCACCTACACCGAGCAGGAACGGGCTGAGCCAGTGCCGCTTGCGGATCTGGTGTATCTTCCAAAAAGCACGGAGGCGGCCCCGCTGGAGCCGTTTCTGCATCTGAAGCAACGAACCGGTGGTTCTTCGGCCTGGACATACAGCCACGACCTCACGGAGCAGTATCGCGCCGTACTGGAGCAAGCCACAACCGTTGGAGAGTCCTTCGCTGGACGCTCAGTTCTCATCACCGGCGCGGGAGTTGGGTCCATTGGCGCCGAAGTCCTCAAAGGCCTACTAGCTGGCGGTGCTCGCGTAATTGTGACTACTAGCCGTTTCTCATCCAGCGTGGTCCGCAAGTACCAGGACTTGTATACACAGGTTGGTTCTCGCGGGTCTGAGCTGGTCGTTGTGCCCTTCAACCAAGCCAGCGTGCAGGATGTCACCGCGCTAGTCAACTACATCTATGACGCCCAGGGCGGCCTGCATTGGGATCTCGATCATATCCTGCCTTTCGCGGCTATGCCGGAAAATGGCCGAACAATTGAAAAGATCGACCCACATTCCGAATTGGCCCATCGAACCATGATGGTCAACACGCTGCGCCTGCTCGGTGCTGTCAAGGCTCGTAAAGAAGCCCAGGGCTCGCGCACGCGACCAACCCAGGTCATCCTGCCTCTCTCCCCCAACCACGGAGTTTTCGGTGGAGACGGTCTGTATAGTGAGTCCAAACTGGGTCTGGAGGCACTCTTCAACCGTTGGCACTCGGAAGACTGGTCCGACTACCTTTCCGTCTGTGGTGCCGTGATCGGCTGGACCAGGGGAACAGGTCTCATGAGCGGGAATAACCTTGTAGCGGAAGGCATCGAGGAGCTAGGATGTCGAACCTTCTCCCAGCAGGAGATGGCGCAGTGCCTCCTCTGCCTTATGTTCAACACAATGTGCAGTCTTTGCGAGGAGGCGCCCCTCTATGCCGACTTATCTGGCCGCATGGGCGCGGTGCAGAACCTCAGACAGAAGGTGCAGGAGCTGCGCACAGAGATCAATGAGACAGCGAACACGCGCAGAGCTCtcctggaggagctggcgatgGAAGCCAGATGCTCTGAGGGGCCAACGCCCACTATTGACTCTGAACCCGCGAAAGCTACGGCCACCCCCACCCTTACAGCTCACGTTCGTCTGGACTTTCCCCCGACAGTCGACTACAATCAGGAGATTAAGCCCCTCACGGCCGACCTTCAGGGCATGGTCGACCTCGACCGTGTTGTCGTAGTGACCGGGTTTGGGGAGATCGGACCATGGGGCAACGCACGCACGCGGTGGGAGATGGAAGCCTACGGAGAGTTCTCACTTGAAGGCTGCGTTGAAATGGCCTGGTTGATGGGTCTAATCCGGTATGAGAACAGTTCATCACCGGGCTGGGTGGACGCAAAGACAAACGAGCGCGTCCACGACCATGAGGTCAAGCACAAATATGAAGAGCATATTCTGTCCCACACGGGTATTCGTCTCATTGAGCCTGACCGGTTCGGTGCGAACTACCACCCCGAGCACAAGCAGCTGCTGCACGAAGTGCTCATCCAGGAGGACTTCCCCGAGTTGGAGGTGCCCGAAGCTACCGCGCAGCAAATGAAACTGGAACACGGGAATAAGGTGGACATTATCCCCGACCCAGAAGGGGGTGATCAGTGCCGCGTGGTTCTGAAGAAAGGGGCAAAGTTGATGGTCCCCAAGGCGCTGCGACTAGATCGGATGGTTATCGGGCAGATTCCCACGGGCTGGGATGCGCGCAAATACGGAATCCCAGAGGATGTGATCTCGCAGGTGGACCCGGTTACCTTGTACATGCTAGCCTGCTCGATTGAAGCACTGCTCTCTTCGGGAATCACTGACCCCTATGAGATTTACCGGTATATCCATGTCTCTGAAGCTGGAAACTGCGTTGGCTCCTCCCTGGGTGGCTTCAACTCGCTCCAGCAGATGTATCGCGGCCGGTACATGGAGAAGGAAGTCCAAAAGGATATCCTGCAAGAGACATTCGTCAACACCATCGGCGCCTGGATGAACATGCTTCTTATGTCTTCTGCCGGCCCAATTCGCACTCCCGTTGGCGCCTGCGCAACCGCAATCGAGTCCGTCGAGCTAGGATACGACACGCTGATCAGTGGAAAGGCAAAATTCTGCTTCGTTGGTGGCGGCGATGATTTCGGCGAGGAGGTCCTCTATGAATTCGCCAACATGAAAGCAACCGCCAACACGGTCGATGAGTTCGAGCAGGGCCGCGAGGCCTCCGAGATGTCTCGCCCCGCTGCAAGCACGCGCAACGGCTTCATGGAATCCCACGGCTGCGGTGTTCAGATCCTCACAACCGCAAGACTAGCCATCGAGATGGGCCTGCCTGTACGCGGCGTGATCGCCTTTGTGGAGACATCCAGCGACAAGGCGAGTCGGTCAGTCCCTGCGCCTGGAAGGGGGATCCTTTCCAAGGCCCGTGAGGTGcgatcctcctcgccctcctcttCGCTCATTTCCTCGCCACTGCTCAATATTTCGAACCGGCGCAAGCGCCTGGACTTTCGCAAGAAGCAGATCGAGTTCGCGCGAGAAACTGCCCTCGAGGAGCTACAGCTTGAAATTGCCCACGTTGAGGAATCCGAAGTCGAGGATTATATCCGCGAGCGAACGGCACAGATTAATGCCGAAGCTCAAAAGGATCTCAGAAACGCCCAGTACCACCTTGGCAATGCCTTCTGGCAAAACGATCCCAGCATAGCACCCCTGCGTGGAGCATTAGCCGTTTGGGGTCTTACTATTGATGACCTCGACGTGGCCTCCTTTCACGGGACATCAACGAAGCTGAACGAGAAAAACGAGTGCAGTCTCATCCAGGCACAACTCTCTCACCTCGGTCGCGCAAAAGGGAATGTCATCCTCGGCGTCTTCCAGAAATATTTAACTGGACACCCCAAAGGCGCAGCCGGAGCATGGATGCTCAACGGCGCTCTGCAAATCCTGGACACAGGGATCGTACCGGGGAACCGCAACCTCGACAACGTGGAGGCCGAATTACAAAAGAACGAGCAAATTGCCTTTTTAAATCGGTCCTTGGACACAGGCCGTGGCAGCATGCGCGCGGTCAGCGTCACTTCTTTCGGATTCGGACAGAAAGGCGCACAGACTATTGTCGTGCATCCCAAGTATTTATTTGCGAcgctggaggagcaggaatATGAGGAGTACCTGGACAAGCGTGcgaagaggcagaagaaagccGATTCGTTCTTCTATCGGGGGTTGGCTTCCAACAGGCTTTTCGAGCTGAAGACTGCCCCGCCGTGGGCACcgcagaaggagctggagacgcTGCTAGATCCCACG CCTCCACAAACCAATGTTGATGATAGGGTGGCTCG ATCAATAGTGCAACAAGAATCTGCA GAACCGTAG
- a CDS encoding protein CYP548C1 (transcript_id=CADANIAT00003897) codes for MLPTYFGTSNFLAAFAVWMGVVVLAFAIFCVRRLYFHPYSKYPGPLLGKLTNYYAVYHSWKGDQHIDMWRCHEKYGPYVRYGPNELSINTAAGLKEIYSHGRNFKKSVKYNAMVHQAANTLTTIDKRKHGKKRRLISQAFSDAAFRSYEETIQQKIAQLCTALRRRDDDSNEIVPDGNWGPAKNMSHWCDWFTFDVMCSVIFGVPWSSLTEKTYRNVPHLIEVSNVRVGCLIEAGGSKNMKIDKYLFPAAIAARNQFVKFVNDIIRQGMAMSAKGSLKGAFALLRDATDPETQEPLSFKELCGESATLVVAGTDTTSTALAASIYYLCNHPKVYERAVQEVRSTFQSRAEIGLGPKVNSCTYLRAVIEESMRLSPSAPGPLWRQADAGGATVDGQYIPQGLEAGTCVYAIQHHPEIYPQPFKFVPERWLGPEAVPEQYRSDYSPFAGFTPFSIGPRGCIGKPLAYIELTLTLCHILYAFDMRLPQGVNVNEDAEYQLALHITAAKEGPLVEFRPRTVV; via the exons ATGCTGCCTACTTACTTTGGCACTTCCAACTTCCTGGCCGCGTTCGCGGTGTGGATGGGTGTTGTTGTGCTTGCG TTCGCCATTTTCTGTGTTCGTCGGTTGTACTTCCACCCATACTCCAAGTACCCGGGACCTCTGCTGGGCAAGCTCACCAACTACTATGCGGTCTATCACTCATGGAAAGGTGACCAGCACATTGATATGTGGCGCTGCCATGAGAAGTATG GCCCATATGTACGTTACGGCCCTAATGAGCTGAGCATCAACACCGCTGCGGGACTGAAAG AAATATACTCCCACGGCAGAAATTTCAAGAAGTCGGTGAAATACAATGCCATGGTCCACCAGGCTGCAAACACCTTGACCACAATCGACAAACGCAAGCACGGCAAGAAGCGCCGCTTGATTAGCCAGGCGTTCTCCGACGCAGCCTTCCGCAGCTACGAGGAAACTATTCAGCAAAAGATCGCGCAGCTTTGCACGGCACTTCGTCGGCGTGACGACGATTCAAATGAAATTGTTCCAGATGGGAACTGGGGGCCGGCCAAGAACATGTCCCACTGGT GCGACTGGTTCACATTTGACGTCATGTGCAGTGTGATCTTCGGCGTTCCCTGGTCATCGCTCACAGAGAAGACATACCGAAATGTACCTCACCTGATAGAAGTGTCCAATGTGCGTGTTGGCTGTTTGATCGAGGCCGGAGGATcgaagaatatgaagattGATAAATACCTCTTCCCCGCTGCCATTGCGGCTCGGAATCAGTTCGTCAAGTTTGTCAACGATATCATTCGGCAGGGAATGGCTATGTCAGCCAAAGGTTCCTTGAAGGGGGCATTTGCCTTACTTCGCGATGCAACCGATCCCGAAACCCAGGAGCCCCTTTCCTTCAAGGAGCTTTGCGGCGAGAGCGCAACATTAGTGGTCGCAG GCACCGATACCACGTCGACCGCACTAGCTGCGTCCATATACTACCTCTGCAACCACCCCAAAGTCTACGAACGCGCCGTTCAAGAAGTTCGCAGCACATTCCAATCCCGTGCCGAGATCGGTCTTGGTCCAAAAGTAAATTCCTGCACGTACCTCCGCGCAGTCATCGAAGAGAGTATGCGTCTGTCGCCCTCTGCTCCAGGCCCACTCTGGCGCCAGGCCGACGCAGGCGGTGCCACCGTTGATGGACAGTACATACCCCAGGGTCTTGAAGCGGGCACGTGCGTATACGCCATCCAACACCACCCAGAAATCTATCCGCAGCCCTTCAAGTTCGTCCCAGAACGGTGGCTGGGACCCGAGGCGGTGCCTGAGCAGTATCGCAGCGATTATTCGCCGTTCGCCGGCTTTACTCCCTTCTCGATTGGGCCTCGTGGATGTATTGGGAAGCCGTTGGCATATATTGAGTTGACTTTGACACTGTGCCATATTTTGTATGCTTTTGATATGCGGTTGCCTCAGGGTGTCAACGTAAATGAGGATGCTGAGTACCAGCTGGCCTTGCATATCACGGCCGCTAAAGAGGGTCCTCTGGTTGAGTTCAGGCCTCGTACGGTGGTTTAA
- a CDS encoding uncharacterized protein (transcript_id=CADANIAT00003898) — translation MANPERSYLSRFFSSQFSKLPYPSQSFKDAVILVTGGNTGLGLEAARHFVRLQAATVILAVRDLKKGEQAKLSIEESTKVQGVVEVWQVDLEDVRSVQSLAAKASSLPRLDVVVANAGISTNKWALVGDMERTIQVNVLSTFLLILALLPKMQEQDIEGQIRARPRVVVVSSEGHETTAFAERKAARIFDALRDQRQANMDERYDTSKLIQLYLVRALAERLSRSDKPPVTLNAVSPGLCKTGLLRETPLVARLLTGPVMAILARNAEEGSRTLVHAAAANDGETNGKYLRDYLQRLYAAKKATPRRRDCCRSF, via the exons ATGGCAAACCCAGAGCGCTCGTACCTTTCTCGTTTTTTCTCCTCGCAGTTCTCAAAGCTTCCATATCCTTCCCAAAGCTTCAAGGATGCCGTAATCCTAGTGACAGGGGGGAATACGGGGCTCGGTCTGGAGGCCGCACGACACTTCGTGCGGCTACAAGCGGCCACGGTTATTCTGGCTGTTCGCGACTTAAAGAAAGGAGAGCAGGCGAAGCTATCGATTGAGGAGTCTACCAAGGTACAAGGTGTCGTCGAGGTATGGCAGGTGGATCTAGAAGATGTCCGCAGCGTCCAGAGCCTGGCCGCCAAGGCATCTagtcttcctcgtctggaTGTGGTAGTTGCAAATGCAGGTATCTCAACCAACAAATGGGCGCTAGTTGGCGATATGGAACGAACCATCCAGGTGAATGTCCTGTCAACATTTCTCTTGATCCTGGCCCTCTTGCCGAAGATGCAAGAGCAAGACATAGAGGGCCAGATCCGTGCGCGTCCCCGCGTCGTGGTTGTCTCCAGCGAGGGCCACGAGACGACGGCTTTCGCAGAGCGAAAAGCCGCGCGGATTTTCGACGCACTCCGGGACCAGAGGCAGGCAAACATGGATGAACG CTACGATACATCCAAGCTTATCCAGCTCTACCTCGTGCGTGCCCTTGCAGAGCGCCTTAGCCGGTCCGACAAACCCCCGGTGACACTCAACGCCGTGTCGCCGGGATTATGCAAGACGGGACTTCTTCGCGAGACTCCGCTTGTGGCTCGGCTTCTGACCGGTCCCGTCATGGCTATCCTTGCTCGAAATGCAGAGGAGGGAAGCCGAACATTGGTccatgctgctgcggctAACGACGGTGAAACAAACGGAAAGTACTTGCGTGACT ACCTGCAGCGTTTGTAcgcagccaagaaggctACGCCACGCAGGAGAGACTGTTGCAGGAGCTTTTAg